The genome window GCGAATATGAAATCGTCTTCTTGTGGAGTCCGAGTAACTCCAAGGACAATTCGCAGGCCGGTTATACGGGCAATGTCTATATCGATGCCATCAAACTGGATGGCACGAAGCTGTGGAGGATTGACCTGGGCGTAAACATCCGTGCCGGAGCGCACTACACACAGTTAATGGTGTATGACCTGGATGGCAACGGAAAGGCCGAGGTTGTTGTTAAGACAGCGGACGGTACGAAGGACGGCCAAGGCACAGTTATTGGTGACGGGACGAAGGATTATCGCAATGACGGCGGATACATACTGTCAGGGCCGGAATATCTCACGCTGTTCGACGGCGAGACTGGCGCAGCCGTATCCACGGTGAATTATGATCCGCCAAGAGGCAACGTAAGTGATTGGGGGGACGGGTATGGCAACCGTGTAGACCGTTTTCTTGGCGCGATTGCTTATCTGGACGGTACGAAACCAAGCGTCGTGATGAGTCGGGGTTACTATACCCGCACTGTGCTTGTTGCTTATGATTATGTTGGTGGAGAACTCGTCAAACGCTGGACGTTCGACACCAACGAAGCAGGATCACAATATCAAGCACAGGGCAACCACAATCTGAGTGTACTGGATGCCGACCATGACGGCAAAGACGAGATTATGTTTGGCGCCCTAGCTATAGACGATGACGGCAGCTTGATGTACAGCACCGGACTTGGACACGGTGACGCCATGCACGCCGGTCAGCTTGACCCGAATCGGGATGGCTATCAGGTCGTCAGTGTTCACGAGCATTCAGATGCGGCGTACGGACTGGAGATGCGCGATGCCTCCACAGGTGAAATCCTCTGGGGTGAGAAAACAGGTTTTGACACCGGTCGCGGGATGTCGGCGGACATCGATCCGAACTATCCGGGCTACGAATCATGGGCCACGACCGTTACCAACGGGCAAAGTGTACCTGTAACCAATACCTATTCTGCTGCAGGAAATGCGATCTACACGGTGGACGAAGGGCCCAAAACTGCCAACTTCGCCATCTGGTGGGACGGAGATCTTCAGCGGGAGCTGTTTGACCATCAGTGGGATAACAGTACGGCCAAAGGAATTCCACTCATTTACAAATGGGATTACGAAAATAAAAAGCTGAATGAAATCTTCCGGGCAACCGGTACGTTAACGAACAATCATACCAAAGGTAATCCGGCACTTCAGGCGGACATTCTGGGCGACTGGCGTGAAGAAATTCTGCTGCGGAGCGAAGATAGCTCGGAATATCGTCTCTACACGACGACCATTCCTTCAGATTATCGCATCCCTACGCTGATGCAGGACCCTGTGTACCGACTTGGCGTAGCCTGGCAAAATGTAGCCTACAATCAGCCGCCTCATACCGGCTTTTATCTCGGAGCAGAAGCTACAGCATTCCCGAAAGCCGATCTGGCGCTGACCCGCGAAGCAGAGATGCCGGAGCAGGTTTACCGTTTTGATTTTGGCACAGAGACAGCGTCAGGAAATACGGCTATACAAGACACGTTATACTCACAAGAAACGGGATATGGATTCAAGGATACAAGTGGGGTTACCGTAGGTAACAATGAGGTTTCGGTCGTGACAGGCACAACATTTGCTGTTGACCTGCCAAATGCCAACTATAAGGTGACGCTGCGATTGGGCAGTGATGCGCATAACTCCAACGTGGGGGTCAAATCCGAATTCGTTCAGAAGCTCGCCGTAACAAATGTGACCGCTGGAACACCGCTGGAGTATTCCTATGATGTTGCATTGGTGGATGGACAGCTTGATCTGCTCTTCACCGGTACAGCCATAGACATCCAGGATGTCATCATCGAAAAGTATCCAGAGAAAGCGGCTGGTGCGGCAACAACGATCTATATGGCTGGTGATTCAACCATGCAATCTTACAGTGAAGCGCAGGCTCCTCAAGAAGGATGGGGCCAGCAGTTCGGACGTTATTTCTCCAATGGGGCAGTCGTCGTGAACGATGCGATCGGTGGTCGAAGCAGCAAATCCTTCATGGTAGACGGTCGTCTCGATACGATCCTGCAGCGAATCAAGCCGGGGGACTTCTTCTTCATTTCCTTTGGTCATAACGACGCCAGTGCAGGGATACCGGACCGGTACGCATCACCGGAGGACTATAAGATCTACTTGGCTCGTTATGTAAACGGTGCCAAACAGCGCGGCGCTACCCCGGTATTACTCACTCCAGTGGGACGCCGGGATTTCAACACAGTGACTCAGGAGTTCAATGTCAGCTTCCCGGCATATGTGCAGGCAGCGAAAGAAGTGGCGGAGGAACTTGACGTGCCGCTGATTGATCTTAGCAAGTTAAGTATTGCGTACTACGACAAAATTGGTAATACAGCTACAGAAAAAGTATTCCTATATGCTAATCCGGGTGAATATCCAAAATACCCGAATGGAATCAACGATAATACTCATTTTAGCAGTTATGGTGCACAGAAAATTGCCGGTCTCGTTGCTGGTGCGGTCAAAGACATGGGGCTGAGTATCTCATCGCTGGTCATTGACCCTGATATTTCCGAACCCGAACCAGAGCCGGAAACCCAGCTCTATGAGGAGGATTTTGAAGGCGACGCTGCGGGCTACCAGTATGCGATGGTCAATGCCACGGGTATTGCAGGAACCATGGCGGGAACGGTGGTTGAACAGTCCGGGAATAAGGTACTGTCTGTCACAGGGTCTGGATCAGGCAATCGAGCTAAGGTGTTCCGTCTGTTTGATGCCGTAAACGGAGATCAGGTAAAGGTAAACTTTGACTGGCAATCCGGTAATGTGAGTGCCTATCCGTCAGAAGGTCATCTCACGGTCCAGGATTCCAACGAAAATGCCCTGTTCACGTTGTATACCAAAACCGGAAGTACCAAAATTCATTATTATATCGGTGCATATAATCCGGACTACGGCACAGGAGATACAGCTATACCCGAAGGGGGAACGGCTACTGAGATTTCCAAGAACCAGTGGGTCACTGTGGATGCGACCATTAATTTTGCGAAGAAAACGTTGGATCTCACATTAACAGATGTGGCGAATCCGACCGTTACACAAACAATTAAAGATATCCCTATGAGTTCCATCGCATATGCCGACAATGTCAGAGCGATTCGATTCCTCGGAACAAGAAAAGGCGGTGGAGGCACGTTGAACTGGACTACCCAGATCGACAACGTGCGGATTGAAGGCACGCAGCTTCCTTCGGATGGTGGCGATCAGACGGCATTAATCGCTCTGTACGATGAGATTAAAGCACTGGATCTGTCGGATTATACAGATGCATCAAAGGCCGTGGTGAACCGGGCTTTGACAGCAGCGGAAGCGATATTTAATACGGAAGCCACTCAGGCTCAAGTTGACCATGCGTTTAATATGTTAACTGTGGCAAAGGATTCATTGACAAGTGAACCGAGCGAAGAAATAAGTGAATACCGATTTGATTTTGGTTCCGGCGGTGCTGCCGAAGGATACATCAAGGTAGATGCCAAGAGAGCGTACATCGAAGGCAACGGTTACGGTTTTGCCGATACTGCACTGACCAAAGATGAGAACCGGGAGACCGGGGATGCGCTCAAAGAGGATTTCACACGAGTAAATGGCACCTCCTTCCTGGCGGAAATGGAGCCGGCCAATTATCGGGTAACGATGACCATCGGGGATGCAGAGGAATCAACCAGCGCAAATGTTGTTGTGGAGCAAATGACCAAGTTGCCGCTCACAACGGTTGCCAAGGGCGAATTCAAAGAAATTACGTACGATATTGCTCTGATTGATGGGGTATTTAACTTCAACTTCACCGGAAATGCACCGAAGATCAATGCGCTGAAGCTGGAGCGTCTGCCAGATCACAGCGCAAGCGATAAACCTGTTATATATTTGGCGAGCGATTCAACTGTGGCCAATTACGCGGAGAGCTACCGTCCACAAGCAGGTTGGGGCGAAACGTTGGGTGAATATTTTGATGCAAATGAAGTCAGCATTGATAACCGGGCAGTTGGCGGTTTGAGCAGCAAAACCTTCCTGGTTGGCGGATATCTCAATGATATTCTGCTCGCCATTCACGAAGGCGATTATCTGTTCATGCAGTGGTCTCATAACGATTCCACACCTTCACGTCCGGAGCGTTATCTTACGCCAGAGCAGTTTAAGGTATATCTGAAAGAATACATTAACGGTGCTCTTCAAAGAGGGGCGATCCCGGTGCTGGTTACGCCAGTGAATCGTCGTGATTTTACCGGAGAAGTGCTGAACAAAAGCTTCCCGGAATACGTACAGGCGATGAAAGAGACGGCGCAGGAAACGGAGACACTCCTCATCGATCTCAATCAGGCCAGTTGGGAGCATTTTCAGGAACTTGGCACTGAAGGAACCAAATCGATATTCATGTGGGTAGGTACAACCGAAGACAACACACATTTGCAGATGAACGGTGCAATCAAGGTGTCTGAACTCGTGGCAGGCCTTGTCAAAGATTTAAATATCCCTTTATCTGATTTTGTCACACTGGAAGGGGAATCACCGGAACAGGAAGCCCCGCATACTAAGGCAACTGTGGAAGGGGAATCGCAGAACGACTGGTATACTTCTCCTGTACAAGTGATCTTTACAGCAACCGATGAAGACTCCGAAATCGAAGGGACCTATTATCAAATTAATGGTGGCGAAACGGTGAGTGGCA of Paenibacillus sp. FSL R5-0517 contains these proteins:
- a CDS encoding GDSL-type esterase/lipase family protein, which encodes MIRRTVSIQKSMFVSFLALLMVISLAVPPAPMRAESSSNNMPGRQAEYLNRGLVAVLVDNGVFLSWRYLNNDPDDIAFNIYKNGTKVNTSPISDVTNYVDTTGFDSSQYQISTVVSGKEQMQPEVVSVWHNDYLPIPLDKPADGRTKDGGTYSYYAGDASVADLDGDGEYEIVFLWSPSNSKDNSQAGYTGNVYIDAIKLDGTKLWRIDLGVNIRAGAHYTQLMVYDLDGNGKAEVVVKTADGTKDGQGTVIGDGTKDYRNDGGYILSGPEYLTLFDGETGAAVSTVNYDPPRGNVSDWGDGYGNRVDRFLGAIAYLDGTKPSVVMSRGYYTRTVLVAYDYVGGELVKRWTFDTNEAGSQYQAQGNHNLSVLDADHDGKDEIMFGALAIDDDGSLMYSTGLGHGDAMHAGQLDPNRDGYQVVSVHEHSDAAYGLEMRDASTGEILWGEKTGFDTGRGMSADIDPNYPGYESWATTVTNGQSVPVTNTYSAAGNAIYTVDEGPKTANFAIWWDGDLQRELFDHQWDNSTAKGIPLIYKWDYENKKLNEIFRATGTLTNNHTKGNPALQADILGDWREEILLRSEDSSEYRLYTTTIPSDYRIPTLMQDPVYRLGVAWQNVAYNQPPHTGFYLGAEATAFPKADLALTREAEMPEQVYRFDFGTETASGNTAIQDTLYSQETGYGFKDTSGVTVGNNEVSVVTGTTFAVDLPNANYKVTLRLGSDAHNSNVGVKSEFVQKLAVTNVTAGTPLEYSYDVALVDGQLDLLFTGTAIDIQDVIIEKYPEKAAGAATTIYMAGDSTMQSYSEAQAPQEGWGQQFGRYFSNGAVVVNDAIGGRSSKSFMVDGRLDTILQRIKPGDFFFISFGHNDASAGIPDRYASPEDYKIYLARYVNGAKQRGATPVLLTPVGRRDFNTVTQEFNVSFPAYVQAAKEVAEELDVPLIDLSKLSIAYYDKIGNTATEKVFLYANPGEYPKYPNGINDNTHFSSYGAQKIAGLVAGAVKDMGLSISSLVIDPDISEPEPEPETQLYEEDFEGDAAGYQYAMVNATGIAGTMAGTVVEQSGNKVLSVTGSGSGNRAKVFRLFDAVNGDQVKVNFDWQSGNVSAYPSEGHLTVQDSNENALFTLYTKTGSTKIHYYIGAYNPDYGTGDTAIPEGGTATEISKNQWVTVDATINFAKKTLDLTLTDVANPTVTQTIKDIPMSSIAYADNVRAIRFLGTRKGGGGTLNWTTQIDNVRIEGTQLPSDGGDQTALIALYDEIKALDLSDYTDASKAVVNRALTAAEAIFNTEATQAQVDHAFNMLTVAKDSLTSEPSEEISEYRFDFGSGGAAEGYIKVDAKRAYIEGNGYGFADTALTKDENRETGDALKEDFTRVNGTSFLAEMEPANYRVTMTIGDAEESTSANVVVEQMTKLPLTTVAKGEFKEITYDIALIDGVFNFNFTGNAPKINALKLERLPDHSASDKPVIYLASDSTVANYAESYRPQAGWGETLGEYFDANEVSIDNRAVGGLSSKTFLVGGYLNDILLAIHEGDYLFMQWSHNDSTPSRPERYLTPEQFKVYLKEYINGALQRGAIPVLVTPVNRRDFTGEVLNKSFPEYVQAMKETAQETETLLIDLNQASWEHFQELGTEGTKSIFMWVGTTEDNTHLQMNGAIKVSELVAGLVKDLNIPLSDFVTLEGESPEQEAPHTKATVEGESQNDWYTSPVQVIFTATDEDSEIEGTYYQINGGETVSGTQLTLTEEGTHTITYWSIDVDGNKESEQLLSISIDLVPPTIEIHGQTEYTIDQHVEIGYTASDTASGVAEPEGVLLDTPAYTLEPGLNQVTATVSDVAGWEQTVEYRFAVIATFDSLINLTSAFAVDSIDPNAGVLADQLTNTLQQAKQAASDREGAKARQLLASYGNDVQAARGTVFTDEQASVLIKWEEWLHQATPLANGAPGTPVLSDNNGYDTGLKDGDYTVTMNLWWGNNGNQFKLYENGELIKEISLVDQSPSAQSVQVDITGKKNGTYIYTGELINALGTTMSTPLTVVVTDASPGQAVLSHDNWDGDGNFNVTMNLWWGTNATEYELYENGVKIDTQSLQSHSPGAQSAVTAISERAPGIYEYEAVLRNPSGETRSTKLNVTVRE